The following coding sequences lie in one uncultured Bacteroides sp. genomic window:
- a CDS encoding porin family protein has protein sequence MKKIFSTILIAICLFIAIPAQAQIKLGVKGGLNLSNADFSGLKSNFKTENMNGFFIGPMVDINIPIVGLGLDGALLYAEKGTKFTNTISNDNVTNKQKTIEVPVNLKYSIGLGSMASIFLAAGPNFSFDINSDNLTTDLVNIANTTMQGSTPSIERKNAEVSLNIGGGVKLLNHLQVGLNYNLPLTDSAKENFASGNLGELASVISGTSFKSKTKVWQVSVAYIF, from the coding sequence ATGAAAAAGATTTTTAGCACTATTTTGATAGCGATATGTTTGTTTATAGCTATCCCAGCACAAGCACAAATTAAACTTGGTGTTAAAGGAGGATTAAACCTTTCAAATGCTGATTTCTCAGGATTGAAGAGTAATTTCAAAACTGAAAACATGAATGGATTCTTTATTGGTCCAATGGTGGATATTAATATTCCAATTGTAGGCTTAGGACTCGATGGAGCATTACTTTATGCAGAAAAAGGAACTAAGTTTACTAATACAATCAGCAACGATAATGTCACAAATAAGCAGAAAACAATCGAGGTTCCGGTCAATCTGAAATATTCTATTGGCTTAGGAAGCATGGCAAGTATATTCTTAGCTGCCGGTCCTAATTTCTCATTCGACATTAACAGCGATAACCTGACCACCGATTTAGTAAATATTGCTAATACAACAATGCAAGGTTCAACACCTTCCATCGAGAGGAAGAATGCAGAGGTTTCATTGAATATTGGGGGTGGCGTTAAGCTTCTCAACCATTTGCAGGTTGGACTAAACTACAACTTGCCTCTAACTGATTCTGCAAAAGAAAATTTCGCAAGTGGTAATTTAGGCGAATTAGCCAGCGTTATAAGCGGAACATCCTTTAAGAGTAAAACAAAAGTTTGGCAAGTATCTGTAGCTTATATTTTCTAA